A single region of the Plantactinospora soyae genome encodes:
- a CDS encoding ABC transporter substrate-binding protein — translation MPIKRRTGAVLALLTTSALLAAGCGGGDGETPVEEELYKNPVTLSWWHNASQDGPGKTYWEKVAKDFSALHPTVTIQIEAIETNQLQRTRLPAALLTSDPPDIFQAWGGGEIREQVEADYLKDITDQVKTETANIGSAAEIWQVDGKQYGLPYRMGIEGVWYNKEMFARAGITAPPTTFDEFNDAVTKLKAINVVPIALGAGDKWPAAHWWYNFALRACSVDVLKKASVETVFDDPCFVKAGKDLKTFIDTKPFQPNFIATPGQNDPTSANGMLANGKAAMELMGDWNKSTLETVAEDKAALAKFLGWFPVPAISNSAGDPKAALGGGDGFACAKNAPAECVEFLKYIVSPEVQKAYAETGVGLPVAKGAEAGVADPALKSILEATSSATYVQLWLDTAFGSTVGNAMNDAIVAIFAGGGSPEKVVEAMKAAARK, via the coding sequence ATGCCGATCAAGCGCCGTACGGGCGCCGTCCTCGCGCTGCTGACGACCAGCGCACTCCTTGCCGCCGGATGCGGCGGTGGTGACGGTGAGACGCCCGTTGAAGAAGAGCTGTACAAGAACCCGGTGACCCTGAGCTGGTGGCACAACGCCTCCCAGGACGGGCCCGGGAAGACCTACTGGGAGAAGGTCGCCAAGGACTTCTCCGCCCTCCACCCGACTGTCACGATCCAGATCGAGGCGATCGAGACCAACCAGCTCCAGCGCACCCGGCTCCCCGCCGCCCTCCTGACCAGCGACCCGCCGGACATCTTCCAGGCGTGGGGCGGTGGCGAGATCCGCGAGCAGGTGGAGGCCGACTACCTCAAGGACATCACCGACCAGGTCAAGACGGAGACCGCCAACATCGGCAGCGCCGCCGAGATCTGGCAGGTGGATGGCAAGCAGTACGGCCTGCCGTACCGGATGGGCATCGAAGGCGTCTGGTACAACAAGGAGATGTTCGCGCGAGCGGGCATCACCGCTCCGCCGACCACGTTCGACGAGTTCAACGACGCGGTCACGAAGCTCAAGGCCATCAATGTCGTCCCGATCGCCCTCGGCGCCGGTGACAAGTGGCCGGCCGCGCACTGGTGGTACAACTTCGCGCTGCGTGCCTGCTCGGTCGACGTCCTGAAGAAGGCCTCCGTCGAGACCGTCTTCGACGACCCCTGCTTCGTCAAGGCAGGCAAGGACCTCAAGACCTTCATCGACACCAAGCCGTTCCAGCCCAACTTCATCGCCACGCCGGGCCAGAACGATCCGACCAGCGCCAACGGCATGCTCGCCAACGGCAAGGCCGCGATGGAGCTGATGGGTGACTGGAACAAGAGCACCCTGGAGACCGTCGCCGAGGACAAGGCGGCCCTTGCCAAGTTCCTCGGCTGGTTCCCCGTACCGGCGATCTCGAATTCGGCGGGTGACCCGAAGGCGGCCCTCGGCGGTGGTGACGGGTTCGCCTGTGCCAAGAACGCCCCGGCCGAGTGCGTCGAGTTCCTCAAGTACATCGTGAGCCCCGAGGTGCAGAAGGCGTACGCCGAGACCGGCGTCGGTCTGCCCGTCGCCAAGGGCGCGGAGGCCGGCGTCGCGGATCCCGCCCTGAAGTCCATCCTGGAGGCGACGTCCAGCGCGACCTACGTACAGCTCTGGTTGGACACGGCCTTCGGTAGCACCGTCGGCAACGCGATGAACGACGCGATCGTCGCCATCTTCGCAGGCGGCGGCAGCCCTGAGAAGGTCGTCGAGGCTATGAAGGCGGCCGCACGAAAGTGA